In Spirobacillus cienkowskii, a genomic segment contains:
- a CDS encoding Rpn family recombination-promoting nuclease/putative transposase, giving the protein MNNIELVDPKYDFVFKMLFGSDPEIFMSFVNSVLNLEQSKAIVDVTFINPELNKEAEDDKAIRLDVLAKLADGDLINIEMQMQNHGHYIKRSLYYWSKVYYSQLKQGENYDTLKKTIAIHVLNFSLFKHSKHYHTEAVLMDAENKVQLTDLFSIHYLDLAKLPSGNYNTLEKWLRFLKQPSKEEVLQMNIPAITKAYKQLENMSLDSGVRARYDAKRKFEHDYVTGLDTAKDEGIVIGEERGVKKEKINMVKNLLLAGVSIEIIQKASGLSLSEIKSLKNELNLK; this is encoded by the coding sequence GTGAATAACATAGAACTCGTTGATCCCAAGTATGATTTTGTTTTTAAAATGCTATTTGGTAGTGACCCCGAAATTTTTATGAGTTTTGTAAATAGTGTTTTAAACTTAGAGCAAAGCAAAGCCATTGTGGACGTCACGTTTATTAACCCAGAGCTCAACAAAGAAGCCGAAGACGATAAAGCAATTAGGCTCGATGTCTTAGCAAAACTTGCCGATGGCGATCTCATTAACATCGAAATGCAAATGCAAAATCATGGCCATTATATTAAAAGAAGTTTGTATTATTGGAGTAAAGTATATTACTCCCAATTAAAACAAGGCGAAAACTACGATACCCTTAAAAAAACGATTGCCATTCATGTGTTAAATTTTAGCTTGTTTAAACACAGCAAACACTATCACACCGAGGCTGTGTTAATGGATGCCGAGAATAAAGTGCAACTTACTGATTTATTTTCTATTCATTATTTAGATCTAGCAAAACTCCCTTCGGGTAACTATAATACCCTAGAAAAATGGTTGCGCTTTTTAAAGCAACCAAGCAAAGAAGAGGTTTTGCAAATGAACATTCCTGCAATTACCAAAGCATACAAACAACTCGAAAACATGAGTCTCGATTCGGGTGTTCGCGCCCGTTACGACGCCAAACGCAAGTTTGAACACGATTATGTCACGGGTCTGGATACGGCGAAAGATGAAGGCATTGTTATTGGTGAAGAGCGAGGGGTTAAAAAAGAAAAAATTAATATGGTAAAAAATCTTCTTTTAGCAGGGGTCTCTATAGAGATTATTCAAAAAGCTTCTGGCCTATCTCTCAGTGAAATTAAAAGTTTGAAAAACGAGTTAAATTTAAAATAA
- a CDS encoding motility protein A — translation MELSSIIGPVLGAIAVVGTAVIKGLSVGMLWGGSAAMIVGLGAFAAVLTAYPMKDVTFSFKSLGLFLNGPKLDAEGTISTIERLAQLARKDGVLALEKEIDKLDDDLMKKGIEMVSMNTEAVVIENTLYAEIDLMYEEEEIAAKFWEDMGAFAPTIGILGAVLGLMVVMLNLDNPPEIGPGIKTAFIATLYGVALANLFALPCGKKIKRMCHHKKVYREMIATGVIGISQGTAPKVLVERLHGMAH, via the coding sequence ATGGAACTATCTAGCATTATTGGCCCTGTACTCGGTGCTATCGCAGTGGTTGGAACCGCTGTTATTAAAGGTCTTAGCGTAGGAATGCTTTGGGGTGGATCTGCTGCAATGATTGTGGGACTTGGCGCTTTTGCTGCGGTGTTGACCGCATACCCTATGAAAGATGTTACTTTTTCATTTAAATCTTTAGGTCTTTTTTTAAATGGACCTAAACTCGATGCCGAAGGAACAATTTCAACAATTGAACGCCTTGCGCAATTAGCAAGAAAAGACGGGGTATTAGCCTTAGAAAAAGAAATCGATAAGCTTGATGATGATCTGATGAAAAAAGGGATAGAAATGGTTTCAATGAACACTGAAGCCGTAGTGATTGAAAACACGCTCTATGCAGAAATTGATTTAATGTATGAAGAAGAAGAAATTGCCGCAAAGTTTTGGGAAGATATGGGTGCATTTGCCCCTACCATTGGAATTCTTGGAGCCGTTTTGGGCTTGATGGTGGTGATGCTTAACCTCGATAACCCACCAGAAATTGGTCCTGGGATTAAAACAGCCTTTATTGCAACTCTTTATGGGGTGGCATTAGCAAACCTTTTTGCTCTTCCTTGTGGGAAAAAAATTAAAAGAATGTGCCATCATAAAAAAGTTTATCGAGAAATGATAGCTACAGGAGTTATTGGCATTTCCCAAGGTACAGCTCCTAAAGTTTTGGTTGAAAGATTGCACGGGATGGCTCATTAA
- the tsaD gene encoding tRNA (adenosine(37)-N6)-threonylcarbamoyltransferase complex transferase subunit TsaD, protein MIKSKIILAIETSCDETAVSILSSKTTNNGTLNSINIYAHVVESQNESHAPFGGVVPEVAARDHLSKIYDITQTALSQAKINITDIDALAVTMGPGLIGALMVGVLFARGLASSLSVPLISVNHVDAHLAPALLIEKFSPKNDLDTWIPVRNIEYPALALTVSGGHCHLSLLHSTTERILLGKSLDDACGEAFDKVAKLLGLSYPGGPLIETLAHNVTTRKTAVQQSFAFPAKPANKDNRYNFTYSGLKTAVMEVIRKETGIKKGKITGKDLPQHTKEDIAFAFQHAALHQLYDRVLNAINDYPDIKTVLVAGGVAQNKKFRQIFSQIKKDVIFAPPSLCSDNATMIGLQALLQDNNLGFTEHPFSKY, encoded by the coding sequence ATGATAAAATCAAAAATTATTCTTGCAATTGAAACCTCATGCGACGAAACAGCTGTTTCTATTTTAAGTTCTAAAACAACCAATAATGGAACACTAAATTCTATTAATATTTATGCACATGTTGTTGAATCACAAAACGAAAGTCACGCACCTTTTGGAGGAGTGGTGCCAGAAGTGGCTGCACGCGATCATCTTTCTAAAATTTACGACATCACACAAACAGCACTCTCTCAAGCTAAAATTAATATTACTGACATTGATGCACTTGCGGTGACAATGGGACCTGGATTAATTGGAGCTTTGATGGTGGGTGTTTTGTTTGCGAGAGGTTTGGCGTCTTCGCTTTCTGTACCACTTATTTCTGTAAATCATGTTGATGCTCATTTAGCTCCTGCATTACTGATTGAAAAATTTTCTCCTAAAAACGATTTGGATACTTGGATACCAGTGCGTAACATAGAATATCCTGCCCTTGCCCTTACAGTGAGTGGCGGACATTGTCATTTAAGTTTGTTACACTCTACAACAGAGCGAATTTTGCTTGGTAAAAGTTTAGATGATGCCTGTGGCGAAGCGTTTGATAAGGTCGCAAAGCTTTTAGGTCTTAGTTACCCTGGCGGTCCTTTAATCGAAACTCTTGCCCACAATGTTACAACTCGCAAAACAGCCGTTCAACAAAGCTTTGCGTTTCCTGCAAAACCAGCAAATAAAGATAATCGCTACAACTTTACTTATAGTGGACTCAAAACTGCAGTAATGGAAGTAATCCGTAAAGAAACAGGAATCAAAAAAGGAAAAATAACAGGAAAAGACCTACCGCAACACACAAAAGAAGATATTGCTTTTGCGTTTCAACATGCAGCACTTCATCAATTGTACGATAGAGTTTTAAATGCGATTAACGATTATCCTGATATTAAAACAGTACTTGTTGCTGGAGGTGTTGCACAAAACAAAAAATTTCGACAAATTTTTTCTCAAATCAAAAAAGATGTTATTTTTGCTCCACCTTCGCTATGCTCAGACAATGCAACAATGATTGGCTTGCAAGCGTTACTTCAAGATAATAATTTAGGTTTTACAGAGCACCCTTTTTCTAAGTATTAG
- a CDS encoding FkbM family methyltransferase: MQNYIKNNNFLTKILSHRVGRKIVHKVTNKRFVLKKVNTFNLLLDLKDGSGVSKYILKHGNYDPFASNFVKQFIKSHSTVIDIGANIGYWSNLLASFDSTIKVLAFEPEPFNFKLLQENTKLNANCNRVQLISKALSNSKGNFNLYLSDNNAGDHRLYDSLENRNFVSVETVVGDDEINVNNISFIKIDVQGFEYKVLSGMKNLISKNNDLSILSEFWPYGMKMAGDDPVEFLKMMFSFNFKFYALLEDSQEIFKINIEKALELTPDKKHIDILFSKREIKL, encoded by the coding sequence ATGCAAAATTACATAAAAAATAATAATTTTTTAACTAAAATTTTAAGTCATAGAGTTGGTAGAAAAATTGTTCATAAAGTTACTAACAAAAGGTTTGTATTAAAGAAAGTAAACACTTTTAACTTGCTGCTTGATCTCAAAGATGGTTCTGGAGTTTCAAAATATATTTTAAAACATGGTAACTACGATCCATTTGCGTCTAATTTTGTAAAACAATTCATTAAATCTCATTCAACAGTTATCGATATAGGCGCTAATATTGGCTATTGGAGTAACTTATTGGCAAGTTTTGATTCTACAATTAAAGTTTTAGCATTTGAACCAGAACCTTTTAATTTTAAACTACTACAAGAAAATACCAAATTAAATGCAAATTGTAATAGAGTTCAGTTAATTTCTAAAGCTCTTTCTAATTCTAAAGGTAATTTTAACTTATACTTGAGCGATAATAATGCAGGTGATCACAGGTTATATGATTCTTTAGAAAATAGAAATTTTGTCTCTGTTGAAACTGTAGTTGGAGATGATGAAATTAATGTCAATAATATTTCTTTTATTAAAATTGATGTTCAGGGTTTTGAGTATAAAGTTTTATCTGGAATGAAAAACTTAATAAGTAAAAATAACGATTTATCAATTCTTTCTGAATTTTGGCCTTATGGTATGAAAATGGCAGGGGATGATCCCGTCGAATTTTTAAAAATGATGTTTAGTTTTAATTTTAAATTCTATGCACTTTTAGAAGATTCTCAAGAAATATTTAAAATAAATATAGAAAAAGCGTTAGAATTAACTCCAGATAAAAAACATATTGATATTTTATTTTCAAAAAGAGAAATAAAGTTATAA
- a CDS encoding flagellar motor protein MotB — protein sequence MAKKKKCPEFENHERWLVAFADMMTLLFALFVVLYAIAVVNTSKVKQVTESMQVAFGIKEEVPKEEGTIPRGPTTRDSIFRYIKGNTSREQILQKIVRERAAIIAAQAKVIEQKLAERLYGSKQFPDSASKPVDRLIYVAREPEGIRVTLLARVLFDPGAYELKKETKEMVKGVAEVLRGIGRVVRVEGHTDNIPFERNGMSNWELSVLRATSVARFLIGTNFFPKGTIYPAGFAETRPIAENESPEDRALNRRVDLKILYDNPDDYIPPDEQLGNDEKTDLE from the coding sequence ATGGCGAAAAAGAAAAAATGCCCTGAATTTGAAAACCATGAACGCTGGCTTGTTGCGTTTGCCGACATGATGACCTTGTTGTTTGCATTATTTGTGGTTCTTTATGCAATTGCAGTGGTAAACACATCTAAGGTGAAGCAGGTAACAGAATCAATGCAAGTTGCCTTTGGTATTAAAGAAGAAGTTCCTAAAGAAGAAGGAACAATACCGAGAGGACCAACAACTCGTGATAGTATTTTTCGTTACATAAAAGGCAATACAAGCCGAGAGCAAATTTTACAAAAAATTGTACGAGAACGTGCAGCAATTATCGCGGCACAAGCAAAGGTCATTGAACAAAAACTTGCAGAAAGATTATATGGCTCTAAACAATTTCCAGACAGCGCCAGCAAACCTGTTGATAGACTTATTTACGTAGCACGCGAACCAGAAGGTATTCGCGTTACTCTGCTTGCTCGAGTGCTTTTTGATCCAGGGGCATATGAACTAAAAAAAGAAACAAAAGAAATGGTAAAAGGTGTCGCAGAAGTCCTTAGAGGGATAGGGCGTGTTGTTCGAGTAGAAGGGCATACAGATAATATCCCCTTTGAAAGAAACGGAATGAGTAACTGGGAACTTAGTGTTTTGCGAGCAACATCAGTTGCACGATTTTTAATTGGAACCAATTTTTTTCCAAAAGGCACCATCTATCCTGCTGGCTTTGCAGAAACGCGACCCATTGCCGAAAATGAAAGTCCAGAAGATAGAGCTTTAAACCGCAGGGTTGATTTAAAAATTTTATATGACAATCCCGATGACTATATCCCTCCAGACGAACAGCTCGGCAATGACGAAAAAACAGATCTAGAATAG